One genomic region from Spiroplasma endosymbiont of Polydrusus cervinus encodes:
- a CDS encoding IS3 family transposase translates to MIPQYIKFYNEIRPQRKLKGLSPVEYRIT, encoded by the coding sequence ATGATTCCACAATATATTAAATTTTATAATGAAATTAGACCACAAAGAAAATTAAAAGGATTAAGTCCTGTTGAATACAGAATAACTTAA
- a CDS encoding ABC transporter ATP-binding protein, translating into MRAKNDGPNLTSKQAQQAQFAVKNPKASPMGFFKLLSIYYKQFWLRWLCWILFIIITCGITVAIPKLTNIIMMELTTGMSKRTSINDPAMAWETLLYWAIGFGTTFVVSGIFLYLQNLVGGSISRKIEIDIRIKVLNKLVDLDMNYYHDKKMGDILTKLISDTQILGDQAYQVPQNFLNAFFTFIGSIGIMFTLDNHILQYKDGSHGIQPVLDANGNFVYLDGSATVAELAGIILGVSFIILLLTTFLFTFIRRLIYKQRQVVSNINGDVNDRINAIRLIKASGTNEYEKERFNKIHQEYYKVSMRAIRIQSGAIAFAITSLMSMNTIALIVGIVFVNDNRLDPTVMLSITMSINSLIFPIIQVVRLLANLASASTSATRVNEIFKQAPKININLTTIPLKDVNGEIVFDKVWFKYDPSDEEAPYILENFNFHFKQGKSYAFVGETGVGKSTISKLLLRYYDPTKGDIYINNKQNLKKINLKSYLDHVGYVEQEPQIIYGTFYDNIHYGTFTATDAECEAAAKKAELYNFIVNLPEGFNTLLGERGFILSGGQKQRLVIARMFLRNPEILILDEATSALDNIVEKEIQTELDKLMKGRTTIIIAHRLSTIKNVDQIIVLEKGSGVVQSGTFDELKQVEGRFKLLYEAGLV; encoded by the coding sequence ATGAGAGCAAAAAATGATGGGCCAAATTTAACTAGCAAGCAGGCACAACAAGCACAGTTTGCAGTTAAAAATCCAAAAGCCAGTCCGATGGGTTTTTTTAAATTATTATCAATTTATTATAAACAATTCTGATTGCGTTGATTATGTTGAATTTTATTTATCATTATTACTTGTGGGATTACTGTTGCCATTCCAAAATTAACAAATATTATAATGATGGAATTAACAACCGGAATGTCAAAACGAACAAGTATTAATGATCCTGCAATGGCTTGAGAAACATTACTATATTGAGCAATTGGATTTGGAACAACCTTTGTTGTTTCAGGGATTTTCTTATATTTACAAAATTTAGTTGGGGGTTCAATTTCCCGTAAAATTGAAATTGATATTCGAATTAAAGTTTTAAATAAACTAGTTGATTTAGATATGAATTATTATCATGATAAAAAAATGGGGGATATTTTAACAAAACTAATTTCTGATACGCAAATCCTGGGGGATCAAGCGTACCAAGTTCCCCAAAACTTTTTAAATGCCTTTTTTACCTTTATTGGTAGTATTGGGATTATGTTTACTTTAGATAACCATATTTTACAATACAAAGATGGTTCCCACGGGATTCAGCCAGTTCTTGATGCGAATGGAAACTTTGTCTATCTTGATGGTAGTGCAACAGTCGCCGAGTTAGCAGGAATTATTTTAGGAGTGTCATTTATAATTTTATTATTAACAACCTTTCTTTTTACCTTTATTCGTCGGTTAATTTATAAACAACGCCAAGTGGTATCGAATATTAATGGGGATGTTAATGACCGGATTAATGCTATTCGGTTAATTAAAGCATCAGGAACAAATGAATATGAAAAAGAACGCTTTAATAAAATTCATCAGGAATATTATAAAGTAAGTATGCGTGCGATTAGAATCCAATCAGGGGCTATTGCTTTTGCCATCACATCCTTAATGAGTATGAATACTATTGCCTTAATCGTTGGAATTGTTTTTGTTAATGATAATCGGTTAGATCCAACGGTAATGTTATCAATTACCATGAGTATTAATTCCTTAATTTTTCCAATTATTCAAGTTGTACGATTATTAGCTAATTTAGCATCAGCCTCAACTTCGGCAACTAGGGTGAATGAAATTTTTAAACAAGCTCCGAAAATCAATATTAATCTAACAACAATACCATTAAAAGATGTTAATGGCGAAATTGTTTTTGATAAAGTGTGATTCAAGTACGATCCTAGTGATGAAGAAGCACCATATATTTTAGAAAACTTTAATTTCCATTTTAAACAAGGAAAAAGTTATGCCTTTGTTGGCGAAACGGGGGTTGGGAAGTCAACTATTTCAAAATTATTATTACGTTATTATGATCCAACCAAAGGAGACATTTATATTAATAATAAGCAGAACTTAAAAAAAATTAATTTAAAATCATACTTAGATCATGTTGGTTATGTGGAACAAGAGCCACAAATTATTTATGGGACTTTTTATGATAATATTCACTATGGAACCTTTACCGCAACTGATGCGGAGTGTGAGGCCGCCGCGAAGAAAGCAGAACTATATAATTTTATTGTTAATTTACCAGAAGGATTTAATACGCTTTTAGGAGAGCGGGGTTTTATTTTATCAGGAGGACAAAAACAACGGTTAGTAATTGCTCGAATGTTTTTACGCAATCCAGAAATTTTAATTCTTGATGAAGCAACAAGTGCTTTAGATAATATTGTTGAAAAAGAAATTCAAACGGAATTAGATAAGTTAATGAAAGGGCGAACAACAATTATTATTGCCCACCGGTTAAGTACGATTAAAAATGTTGATCAAATTATCGTGTTAGAAAAAGGAAGTGGTGTTGTCCAAAGTGGAACTTTTGATGAATTAAAACAAGTTGAAGGACGCTTTAAACTATTATATGAAGCTGGGCTGGTTTAA